The Topomyia yanbarensis strain Yona2022 chromosome 3, ASM3024719v1, whole genome shotgun sequence nucleotide sequence AGGATCTCAATGACCATCGCAACGAACTGCGACTGTTGAAATAATACTTCAGCTATCGATTGGCAGCGTTTTTTGAAATAGCTCAACCTGGCGCCAAGCTGAATAAGTTGCATCTTTAGATGATAGGCATAGGCATCGTCTACGCTCGGTCGTGTGCTGGCTAGCGCTTCCAACTGACTCAACGTTTCAATGTTTCGATTGCCACTGAATCGAATAACTTCGGCGCAATCATAGTATTCGGTCATTCTGAGGGAAGGGTTCTCTAGTAAAATGTTCAGTGAATCACGGCCGCTAAACGTGCAGAAGACTACGACGGTCGGTGTGCGCAGACTTAATCGATCAAAACTCTTTGAAGGGTAGCAAAGGAACAGCCAACAGGAGCGGTTTTTGGTCGTGGTTACCCCATAAATAGAGAATTTGCTAATGTTGAGATCGTTCTTAATTGGGTTCAGCTCAATCACCAGTTGATCTCCTTTGATAACTTTGATTTCAACGCAGAATATAGATCCGGCGAGGGTGCATACTACGTAGCAGTAGCTGGAGAGTTGTTGGACACCTGTAGGATGTAAAAAAGAATGAATAAAACAGATAACCACTCGAACCCAAGTTTTAAACTATATAAAATGCTTAGGTCAAATCGATCCTTTTTTTCAACGAAGCAAATAACCACCAACAACCAACCTCAATTTCATTTCAGCAAGCTTACCTGTTATCATAAAATTGTTCATATTCTGAATCGCTACCGCCATAATCTCGCCGTGAAGGTTAGAAGTGAAGACCAGCAAATGTGTCCCTTTGACGGCAAGTATCAGAATGCGCTCATTGGCTAGGTCAATTTCGTACTGAATGTGGCACACGGTTAAACTATCTTCATCCGCCCAAACATCTGCCAGCTGTACGAAGTCGACTACCGTGGCATCGGGCAACGTTCGAAAGCTGAAAGCTGCAATTTTCCCATTCAATAATCCAGCCAACAGCAGGTTGCGATCCTCCGCGATTGTAATCCACTTGAGAGTCCTAATCGCATCGGGCACGGATGCAACGTGCCGCACTTGTGCGTTATCTGAGTACAGACTGAAAATAGCAACTTTTCCAGACTTTGTTCCTACCGCAAGGTATGCCACCGTATGATATACCTCATTTCGCCAACTAAAAGCAGTCATGAGAGCCTCCTGCACCAAAGTCTGCAGGCGatcaaatgtcaaaataatgcGGTTATCGTAAATGTGCGCCATCCAAACTGCAGATATGTCAACATAGCTAATCCATTCGTTCGAATCCTTGTCATACCGATGTAACATTAGCTGTCCCAGGTTGGTCAAATGAGACATTAGGCAGCTGGCATAATCCTGCAGAATTCCTGGAGGGGAAGCAACTGCCATTATGTTGTTTGTGTACAAAGTGGCAACATTCGGAATGATAGTTTGGTCGAGCTGGAGTTTAGTTCGCTCTTCACGAGTGCTACTGTTGTACAGTATAGTTTCCTTCGTTGCTAACCGTCCGGTTGGTTTCAACTTGGAGCTCTCGATGCGATCTATGCAGTAGTTCAGCGTGGCGTCTTCGTTGATGTGTTTGTACTTGAGACGTAGAATTTCTACGTTACCCTTTGCAGATACGACGTGATATTCGCCGGAACAGGAAATCGAGAATGGTAGATTAATTTGCTCCGGAAGTTGAAGGCTGGCGAATTCCGTCAATTCCATCTTGTTGTCTGTAAACTATTGATGAAAGAATAGCTTTAAACTAATATTAAAGTAGCAGTGCAATCGATGtttaaaggggttatatatactGTGCacaaaaactagaaaataagGCATTTAATTGGAgtacatttccacaatgttttCTAGAATTTTTATGGCGATTTGAGGACTAGAACTCAAACTACAGCTATTAAGAACACGCTACATCTGAAATACATGTGTGCCTACTTTTAACATTAAACGTAATTATCTCGTTATCgactttttcgaaaaaaaaaccttcCGTTGACCAAGATATTTACAATACCGTTAATCCAATCGATGTGAAATTTTCAGGGATTATTTATAATTGAGAAGTGATTGAATAAAGGAATTTCAATATAATCCATTACTATTACAGTGgagacctgattttatcagcttcatatgaaaattgatagttggtagtttaatgggctctagcagacgaaccaagttgaattcgagtaaatcctttcttggacatatatttcttatcttagagatcccaAAAATGCAAAAGGAAgaggaacttaaagtaaataatccaATCGTTTTCGCAAAATCCTTTTTTAGTTTACTGACGACGGCTGTAAACTAACGCTTTACTTTTACTTTACTTTTCAACGCTCATATTCTGTTGAGTGATTCGCATGAAAAAGCAACGTGTCTGAACGAAGTCCATATCTCCGTTGATAGTGTCGtcattgaaaattttttattaGCTCTTCATAATATGCGCAACCTTTCAATGAAAAGCATCTCTAATCAACTTTCACTATCTTGGTTAGGaagatgaaataaaaatttctcgCATGCGTATACAACCCCTTAAATAACGCGCGCAATTGCAGAGTTCATCTCTGAAATGTTTCATACGCGCGAATGAAATGTGTCCGTGTTTTCCCCTTTTCGCTTCGGCTCGGTAATTTTCTGGCG carries:
- the LOC131692432 gene encoding uncharacterized protein LOC131692432 codes for the protein MELTEFASLQLPEQINLPFSISCSGEYHVVSAKGNVEILRLKYKHINEDATLNYCIDRIESSKLKPTGRLATKETILYNSSTREERTKLQLDQTIIPNVATLYTNNIMAVASPPGILQDYASCLMSHLTNLGQLMLHRYDKDSNEWISYVDISAVWMAHIYDNRIILTFDRLQTLVQEALMTAFSWRNEVYHTVAYLAVGTKSGKVAIFSLYSDNAQVRHVASVPDAIRTLKWITIAEDRNLLLAGLLNGKIAAFSFRTLPDATVVDFVQLADVWADEDSLTVCHIQYEIDLANERILILAVKGTHLLVFTSNLHGEIMAVAIQNMNNFMITGVQQLSSYCYVVCTLAGSIFCVEIKVIKGDQLVIELNPIKNDLNISKFSIYGVTTTKNRSCWLFLCYPSKSFDRLSLRTPTVVVFCTFSGRDSLNILLENPSLRMTEYYDCAEVIRFSGNRNIETLSQLEALASTRPSVDDAYAYHLKMQLIQLGARLSYFKKRCQSIAEVLFQQSQFVAMVIEILHAAKVIYYFMFVRQSYPQLSYPQLLTIRCLRNFIKEFVDDSFPGDFEHVHLSLKSVMEEVLAHASDVLSSSPQQPYYEECSFCGEAIADTKQTCSENHQTFRCSLTKQQIPVRSVETMCAMCDRSSLDVELLGDIFYSDGGHLSIYYRYCCVCDLPFEKRVVL